A region from the Aliarcobacter thereius LMG 24486 genome encodes:
- a CDS encoding F0F1 ATP synthase subunit A, with protein sequence MEGRLFTFLGTIGGHDQVWIILSHLALVVLIIFVVSILATRRLQLVPTGSQNVMEAFVGGIIAMGRDSMGEQNARRYMPLIGTLALIIFVSNMMGVIPGFEAPTSNINFTAALAIMVFVYYNYLGIKTNGVINYFKHFMGPLPILAPLMFPIEIISHFSRIISLSFRLFGSVRGDDMFLMVLLMLVPWILPLPGFFLLAVMGVLQAFIFCILTYVYIAGSIMMEEEH encoded by the coding sequence ATGGAAGGAAGATTGTTTACATTCTTAGGAACTATTGGTGGACACGATCAAGTGTGGATTATTCTATCTCACTTAGCTTTAGTAGTTCTAATTATTTTTGTAGTTTCAATATTGGCTACAAGAAGGCTTCAACTAGTTCCAACAGGAAGCCAAAATGTTATGGAAGCATTTGTAGGTGGAATTATTGCAATGGGTAGAGACTCTATGGGTGAACAAAATGCAAGAAGATATATGCCACTTATTGGAACACTAGCTTTAATTATTTTTGTTAGTAATATGATGGGAGTTATCCCAGGATTTGAAGCTCCAACAAGTAATATTAACTTCACTGCAGCTTTAGCTATTATGGTATTTGTTTACTACAACTACTTAGGTATAAAAACAAATGGTGTTATAAACTATTTTAAACACTTCATGGGACCTTTACCAATCTTAGCTCCTTTAATGTTCCCAATAGAAATCATATCTCATTTCTCAAGAATAATCTCATTATCTTTTAGGTTATTTGGTTCTGTAAGAGGAGATGATATGTTCTTAATGGTACTTTTAATGCTAGTACCTTGGATTTTACCATTACCAGGATTTTTCCTTTTAGCTGTAATGGGTGTTTTACAAGCATTTATTTTTTGTATTCTTACTTATGTTTATATTGCTGGTTCAATTATGATGGAAGAAGAACACTAA
- a CDS encoding zinc-binding metallopeptidase family protein has protein sequence MNASFLNEQKNFSIFLDLLKQLIRVPSVTGAEHSFLLYLKRELDELGIKTEHYDGLLVAIGNEPTNGILSAHIDRHGIICTGPNEFQFAAFLAKNRSDLRGNSLSEQTFQLISKRYINQDVHAYDPFNGGYLGMGKIKDSFLKEEINNLIFEIEGLNHLVPSTPIAFVDKLKQEEDLISAQLDNVISAAIILFLYQNGFQGTAFFTAQEEAGKSWRFINEWFKKNKLSTNRLIVLDTSPYDNRDEANKQKIVLRNKDANAKFKSPLLKEIKSFCKKNKISFSCKDEFLKEKNISRVKDGLKPLSIGSTELGRIILESNGTIQGTTLQIPTTGYHTVDETANILSVKSVIFILSSFYIKNFSKQF, from the coding sequence TTGAATGCTTCATTTTTAAATGAGCAAAAAAACTTTAGTATTTTTCTTGATTTACTAAAACAGTTAATAAGAGTTCCTTCAGTAACAGGTGCTGAACACTCATTTTTACTCTACTTAAAAAGAGAGTTAGATGAATTAGGTATCAAAACTGAACACTATGATGGACTCTTAGTTGCTATTGGTAATGAACCAACAAATGGTATTTTAAGTGCTCATATTGATAGACATGGAATAATTTGCACTGGTCCAAATGAGTTCCAATTTGCTGCTTTTTTAGCAAAAAATCGCTCTGATTTAAGAGGAAATTCCCTTTCTGAACAAACATTTCAATTAATCTCTAAAAGATATATAAATCAAGATGTTCATGCTTATGATCCATTTAATGGTGGATATTTAGGTATGGGAAAGATAAAAGACTCTTTTTTAAAAGAAGAGATAAACAATCTAATTTTTGAAATTGAAGGTTTAAATCATTTAGTTCCTAGTACTCCTATTGCTTTTGTTGATAAACTAAAACAAGAAGAAGATTTAATTTCAGCTCAGCTTGATAATGTTATTAGTGCTGCAATAATTTTATTTCTATACCAAAATGGATTTCAAGGAACAGCATTTTTTACAGCTCAAGAAGAAGCTGGAAAAAGCTGGAGATTTATAAATGAATGGTTTAAAAAAAATAAACTTTCTACAAATAGATTAATTGTTCTTGATACTAGCCCTTATGACAATAGAGATGAAGCAAATAAGCAAAAAATAGTTTTAAGAAATAAAGATGCAAATGCCAAATTTAAATCTCCACTTTTAAAAGAGATAAAATCTTTTTGTAAGAAAAACAAAATATCTTTTTCTTGTAAAGATGAATTCCTAAAAGAGAAAAATATTTCAAGAGTAAAAGATGGACTAAAACCTTTAAGTATTGGAAGTACAGAACTTGGAAGAATTATTTTAGAATCAAATGGAACTATTCAAGGAACTACACTACAAATACCTACAACTGGTTACCATACTGTTGATGAAACAGCAAATATATTGTCTGTGAAATCTGTTATTTTTATTTTAAGTAGTTTTTATATTAAAAACTTTTCAAAACAATTTTAA
- the metE gene encoding 5-methyltetrahydropteroyltriglutamate--homocysteine S-methyltransferase gives MSKNYVLGFPRIGEKRELKRVLEEFWAKKVDFNEVEFISKNLRQRHWTYQKEAKIDFISSNDFSLYDNMLDTTVLLGAIPKRFQGLKESELYFTMARGDDTRVAMQMTKWFNTNYHYIVPELEKDTNFSLNPKKVINEYKEAKELGIKTKINLIGAITYLALSNSVDNSDNFLHINKVTSVYKELLKEISKLDDEIVVEFAEPFFAKDIDTKVLSLLKPLYDELANVSSNIKIVVSTYFEHSNEASKILVNTPIWALALDFVYGEKNKEVLDLIANSNKVLIAGVIDGRNIWKSNFEKKVTLLEDISKIVPKDRLIIGTSCSLLHVPYGLKYEENLDKEIKSSLAFAIEKLTELRLISKIFFNEKLSLDDEASIKKNKEDNKKREESTRIHKKEVQDEVKNLKKLERTDKFEDRIKIQRDFFNYDALATTTIGSFPQTPEIRENRKNYKLNNISKEQYENEIKKYIDDCIAFQDEIGLDVLVHGEPERNDMVEYFGELLDGFIFTKNAWVQSYGSRCVKPPVIFGDVSRPKAMTVDWIKYAQSKTKKIVKGMLTGPVTILNWSFVRDDIARSEVTKQIALAINKEVDDLQNAGIKMIQVDEAAFKEGYPLRTENIKNYEKWAVDNFKLSVSSAKIDTQIHTHMCYSDFNDIIKTIEAMDADVISIETARSGNRLLKIFKETNYKNEIAPGIYDIHSPRVPSVEEMVNQIKALIEVLPKEQLWINPDCGLKTRKWPEVKQSLKNLVEAVKIVKNL, from the coding sequence ATGTCAAAAAACTATGTATTAGGATTTCCAAGAATTGGAGAAAAAAGAGAACTCAAAAGAGTTTTAGAAGAATTTTGGGCAAAAAAAGTTGATTTTAATGAAGTAGAATTTATTTCAAAAAATTTAAGACAAAGACACTGGACTTATCAAAAAGAAGCAAAAATAGATTTTATATCATCAAATGATTTTTCACTTTATGACAATATGCTTGATACAACTGTTCTTTTAGGAGCTATTCCAAAAAGATTTCAAGGTTTAAAAGAGAGTGAATTATATTTTACTATGGCAAGAGGTGATGATACAAGAGTTGCTATGCAAATGACTAAATGGTTTAATACAAACTACCATTATATAGTTCCTGAACTTGAAAAAGATACAAATTTCTCTTTAAATCCAAAAAAAGTAATTAATGAGTATAAAGAGGCAAAAGAACTAGGAATTAAAACAAAAATAAATTTAATAGGTGCAATTACATATTTAGCACTTTCAAATAGTGTTGATAATAGTGATAATTTCTTACATATAAACAAAGTTACTTCTGTTTATAAAGAGCTATTAAAAGAGATTTCAAAACTAGATGATGAAATTGTTGTTGAATTTGCTGAACCATTTTTTGCAAAAGATATTGATACTAAAGTTTTATCTTTATTAAAACCATTATATGATGAACTAGCTAATGTATCTTCAAATATAAAAATTGTTGTAAGTACATATTTTGAGCACTCAAATGAAGCTAGTAAAATATTAGTAAATACACCAATTTGGGCTTTAGCTTTAGATTTTGTTTATGGAGAAAAAAATAAAGAAGTTTTAGATTTAATAGCTAATTCTAATAAAGTGTTAATAGCTGGAGTAATTGATGGTAGAAATATCTGGAAAAGTAATTTTGAAAAGAAAGTTACTTTATTGGAAGATATTTCAAAAATTGTTCCAAAAGATAGATTAATTATTGGAACTTCTTGTTCATTACTACATGTTCCTTATGGTTTAAAATATGAAGAGAATTTGGATAAAGAGATAAAAAGTTCTTTAGCATTTGCAATAGAAAAATTAACTGAATTAAGACTTATCTCTAAAATATTTTTTAATGAAAAATTATCTTTAGATGATGAAGCAAGTATTAAAAAAAATAAAGAAGATAATAAAAAAAGAGAAGAATCTACAAGAATTCATAAAAAAGAGGTTCAAGATGAAGTTAAAAATCTTAAAAAACTTGAAAGAACTGATAAATTTGAAGATAGAATAAAAATTCAAAGAGATTTTTTCAACTATGATGCACTTGCAACTACAACTATTGGTTCATTTCCACAAACTCCTGAAATAAGAGAAAATAGAAAAAACTATAAATTAAACAATATTTCAAAAGAGCAATATGAAAATGAAATCAAAAAATACATTGATGATTGTATTGCATTTCAAGATGAAATTGGACTTGATGTTTTAGTTCATGGAGAGCCAGAAAGAAATGATATGGTTGAGTACTTTGGTGAATTACTTGATGGTTTTATATTTACAAAAAATGCTTGGGTTCAATCGTATGGAAGTAGATGTGTAAAACCTCCTGTAATTTTTGGTGATGTAAGCAGACCAAAAGCCATGACTGTTGATTGGATTAAATATGCTCAAAGCAAAACTAAAAAAATAGTAAAAGGAATGCTAACAGGTCCTGTTACTATATTAAATTGGTCTTTTGTAAGAGATGATATTGCTAGAAGTGAAGTTACAAAACAGATAGCTCTTGCAATAAATAAAGAGGTAGATGATTTACAAAATGCTGGGATTAAAATGATTCAAGTTGATGAAGCAGCATTTAAAGAGGGTTATCCTTTAAGAACTGAAAATATAAAAAACTATGAAAAATGGGCAGTTGATAACTTTAAACTAAGTGTTAGTAGTGCAAAAATTGATACTCAAATTCATACTCATATGTGTTATAGTGATTTCAATGATATTATAAAAACTATTGAAGCAATGGATGCTGATGTTATCTCTATCGAAACTGCAAGAAGTGGAAATAGACTTTTAAAAATTTTTAAAGAGACAAACTATAAAAATGAAATTGCACCTGGAATTTACGATATCCATAGTCCAAGAGTTCCAAGTGTTGAAGAGATGGTTAATCAAATTAAAGCTTTAATTGAAGTATTACCAAAAGAACAGTTGTGGATAAATCCTGATTGTGGATTAAAAACAAGAAAATGGCCAGAAGTTAAACAGAGTTTAAAAAACCTTGTTGAAGCTGTAAAAATAGTAAAAAACTTATAA
- the trmD gene encoding tRNA (guanosine(37)-N1)-methyltransferase TrmD, which produces MKFTFVTLFPNLIEPYFKDSILKRAVESNFISYEFYNPRDFTTNKHKKVDDTMIGGGAGMLLFCQPLFDCLDEIKRKNEDTYIIFPLAAAKPFRQNDAKRLAKKRNIVFVSGRYEGIDERVIEKYADEVFSIGEYVLTGGELPSLVMADAISRNVEEVLGNEASLEVESYENNLLEAPSFSKPENYENLIVVKEYLKGNHSKICDLKFQMSVCRTKYYRPNKERR; this is translated from the coding sequence TTGAAGTTTACATTTGTAACACTTTTCCCAAATTTAATTGAACCATATTTTAAAGATTCAATATTAAAAAGAGCAGTTGAATCAAATTTTATATCATATGAGTTTTATAATCCTAGAGATTTTACAACAAATAAGCACAAAAAAGTTGATGATACTATGATTGGTGGAGGAGCTGGAATGCTTCTTTTTTGTCAACCACTTTTTGATTGTTTAGATGAAATAAAAAGAAAAAATGAAGATACATATATAATATTCCCATTAGCAGCTGCAAAACCTTTTAGACAAAATGATGCAAAAAGATTAGCAAAAAAGAGAAATATAGTTTTTGTTAGTGGTAGATATGAAGGGATTGATGAAAGAGTTATTGAAAAATATGCAGATGAGGTTTTTAGTATAGGAGAGTATGTTTTAACAGGAGGTGAATTGCCATCTCTTGTTATGGCAGATGCTATATCTAGGAACGTAGAAGAAGTTTTAGGAAATGAAGCATCATTAGAAGTTGAGAGTTATGAAAATAATCTTTTAGAAGCTCCTTCATTTTCAAAACCAGAAAATTATGAAAATTTAATTGTAGTTAAAGAATATTTAAAGGGAAACCATAGTAAAATTTGCGACTTAAAATTTCAGATGTCCGTTTGTAGGACGAAATACTATAGACCTAATAAGGAAAGAAGATGA
- a CDS encoding DedA family protein, with the protein MLSEIINFIVDKVQDFGYLGIFIMMFLESSFFPFPSEVVMIPAGYLAFKGEMSIFLVVLFGILGSLAGGLFNYFFALKFGRTFLLRYGKYFFISEETIIKMEKFFERHGHISTFFGRLIPVVRQYISLPAGLSKMNIALFSIFTSLGAGIWVIILTLLGYFLGGNEELIKDYLHQIIIALLILIAIFSYIYYKKVRKKK; encoded by the coding sequence ATGCTTTCAGAAATAATAAATTTTATTGTAGATAAAGTTCAAGATTTTGGTTATCTTGGAATATTTATAATGATGTTTCTTGAGAGTTCTTTTTTCCCTTTTCCATCAGAAGTTGTTATGATTCCAGCTGGATATTTAGCATTTAAAGGTGAGATGAGTATATTTTTAGTAGTTCTTTTTGGAATACTTGGTTCTTTGGCTGGAGGACTTTTTAATTACTTTTTTGCACTTAAATTTGGTAGGACTTTTCTATTAAGATATGGAAAATATTTTTTTATTAGTGAAGAAACTATAATTAAAATGGAAAAATTCTTTGAAAGGCATGGACATATTTCTACTTTCTTTGGAAGATTAATTCCTGTTGTAAGACAATATATCTCACTTCCTGCTGGATTATCAAAGATGAATATAGCTCTATTTTCTATTTTTACAAGCTTAGGCGCAGGTATTTGGGTGATAATCTTAACACTTTTAGGATATTTCTTAGGTGGTAATGAAGAGCTTATAAAAGACTATTTACATCAAATTATCATAGCTTTATTGATATTAATTGCAATTTTCTCTTATATTTATTATAAGAAGGTAAGAAAGAAAAAATAA
- the ilvA gene encoding threonine ammonia-lyase: MITLNDIKDAKKRLENTISKTPLMKAPILSKEKNAEVYLKEDNLQITGSFKLRGAFNKVAMLDDKKREAGVVAASAGNHAQGLAFAAQYFGCEATIFMPEATPLTKVSGVRSYGANVVLTGENFDEAYASAIKFAKEKNKEFVHPFADDEVIAGQGTIALEVLENIDDTDEIVVPIGGGGLIAGIAIAAKSINPNIKITGVVASGARGMKDSFEARMPIDSSSVRTIADGIAVRDVTPKLLDIILEYVDEIVEVSDNETANAILFLLEKHKLMVEGAGAVSVAAIMHDKINVSGKKICAVVSGGNIDVTMLSLIIEKGLIKSHRKMNLIVTLMDKPGALQNLTDIFTSCSANIVQIDFDRNSLKLDFGEAHVTIALATKGEEHQELIREKLKQNGYKFKQI, translated from the coding sequence ATGATTACACTAAATGATATAAAAGATGCAAAGAAAAGATTAGAAAACACAATCTCAAAAACTCCTTTAATGAAAGCTCCAATTTTAAGTAAAGAGAAAAATGCTGAAGTTTATTTAAAAGAGGACAATCTTCAAATAACTGGTAGTTTTAAATTAAGAGGTGCTTTTAATAAAGTTGCAATGCTTGATGATAAAAAAAGAGAAGCTGGTGTTGTTGCTGCAAGTGCTGGAAATCATGCTCAAGGCTTAGCTTTTGCTGCACAATATTTTGGCTGTGAAGCAACTATTTTTATGCCAGAAGCTACTCCTTTAACAAAAGTTAGTGGTGTTCGTTCTTATGGTGCAAATGTTGTTTTAACAGGTGAAAACTTTGATGAAGCATATGCAAGTGCAATTAAATTTGCAAAAGAAAAAAATAAAGAGTTCGTTCACCCTTTTGCAGATGATGAAGTAATAGCAGGTCAAGGAACAATTGCCTTAGAAGTTTTAGAAAATATTGATGACACTGATGAAATTGTTGTACCAATTGGTGGTGGTGGTTTAATAGCTGGTATTGCAATAGCTGCAAAATCAATAAATCCAAATATTAAAATAACTGGTGTTGTTGCAAGTGGTGCAAGAGGGATGAAAGATAGCTTTGAAGCAAGAATGCCAATTGATTCAAGTAGTGTTAGAACAATTGCAGATGGAATTGCTGTTCGTGATGTAACTCCAAAACTACTTGATATTATTTTGGAATATGTAGATGAAATAGTTGAAGTAAGTGATAATGAAACAGCAAATGCAATTTTGTTTTTACTTGAAAAACATAAATTAATGGTTGAAGGAGCAGGTGCAGTTAGTGTTGCTGCAATAATGCATGATAAAATAAATGTTAGTGGAAAGAAAATTTGTGCAGTTGTTAGTGGTGGGAATATCGATGTAACAATGCTTTCTCTTATTATTGAAAAAGGTTTAATAAAATCTCATAGAAAAATGAATTTAATTGTAACTTTAATGGACAAACCAGGAGCATTACAAAATCTAACAGATATTTTTACATCTTGCTCAGCAAATATTGTTCAAATAGATTTTGATAGAAACTCTTTAAAACTAGATTTTGGAGAAGCTCATGTAACAATTGCATTAGCAACAAAAGGTGAAGAACATCAAGAACTGATTAGAGAAAAATTGAAACAAAACGGATACAAATTTAAACAAATTTAG
- the rplS gene encoding 50S ribosomal protein L19 — MKNRYIASFEAAQIASIEVPAFRAGDNLRLGVEIKEGEKKRVQTFEGVVIGRSGNGVDATFTIRKLGANNIGVERIFPLYCESLKSIEVIRRGDVRRAKLNYLKTLKGKAAKIKELKK, encoded by the coding sequence ATGAAAAACAGATATATAGCAAGTTTTGAAGCAGCTCAAATAGCTTCAATTGAAGTTCCAGCATTTAGAGCAGGGGATAACCTAAGACTTGGTGTTGAAATTAAAGAGGGTGAAAAAAAGAGAGTTCAAACTTTTGAAGGTGTTGTAATTGGAAGAAGCGGAAACGGTGTTGATGCTACTTTTACTATTAGAAAATTAGGAGCAAATAATATTGGTGTTGAGAGAATTTTCCCACTATATTGTGAGTCTTTAAAATCTATTGAAGTAATAAGAAGAGGGGATGTAAGAAGAGCAAAACTTAACTATCTTAAAACTTTAAAAGGTAAAGCCGCTAAAATTAAAGAGCTTAAAAAATAA
- a CDS encoding aminotransferase-like domain-containing protein, whose amino-acid sequence MKRSFIREILEAIDEHTISFAGGLPSENLFPIEDLKIATNKILDTPKIYQYTVSNGIAELREQIAQRYTNEGFPTTKDNILITTGSQQAMYILAKFFENKEITIEEPSYLGAMNIFRLNNLKMQGVKLENDGVNIDEFEKSLKITKLSYLIPDFQNPSATTYSQDKRDAVVNIVKKHNALLIEDSPYSELFFNKKSKYISQDLPNNSFHLGSFSKTLVPSLRIGWIRADEEKIRSLMIIKESIDLHSSGISQYILAEYLKDTNKYEKHLQSIRDDYKAKADFFSEQLNILMPEFKHQKPKGGMFLYGGFEDKKIDTFALVQECLKKKVVYVPGNQFYIDKIPNAEIRFNYTHSSFEQITKGIKLIKSCL is encoded by the coding sequence ATGAAACGATCGTTTATAAGGGAAATTCTTGAAGCAATAGATGAACATACAATATCTTTTGCAGGTGGATTACCAAGTGAAAATTTATTTCCAATAGAAGATTTAAAAATAGCTACAAATAAAATATTAGATACTCCAAAGATTTATCAGTACACTGTAAGCAATGGAATAGCTGAATTAAGAGAACAAATAGCACAAAGATATACAAATGAAGGTTTTCCTACAACAAAAGATAATATCTTAATTACAACAGGAAGCCAACAAGCCATGTATATTTTGGCTAAATTTTTTGAGAATAAAGAGATTACTATAGAAGAGCCATCATATTTAGGTGCTATGAATATTTTTAGATTAAATAATTTAAAAATGCAAGGTGTAAAACTTGAAAATGATGGTGTAAATATAGATGAATTTGAAAAAAGTTTAAAAATTACAAAATTATCATATTTAATTCCTGATTTCCAGAATCCAAGTGCAACAACTTATAGCCAAGACAAAAGAGATGCTGTAGTTAATATTGTAAAAAAACACAATGCTCTTCTTATAGAAGATAGCCCATATAGTGAACTATTTTTCAATAAAAAAAGTAAATATATAAGCCAAGATTTACCAAACAACTCTTTTCATTTAGGAAGTTTTTCAAAGACTTTGGTTCCAAGTCTTAGAATTGGTTGGATAAGAGCTGATGAAGAAAAGATAAGATCATTAATGATTATAAAAGAGAGTATAGATCTTCATTCAAGTGGTATTTCTCAATATATTTTGGCAGAATATTTAAAAGATACAAATAAATATGAAAAACATCTTCAATCAATAAGAGATGATTATAAAGCAAAAGCTGATTTTTTTTCTGAACAATTAAATATATTAATGCCTGAATTTAAACATCAAAAACCAAAAGGTGGAATGTTTTTATATGGTGGATTTGAAGATAAAAAGATTGATACTTTTGCACTTGTTCAAGAGTGTTTAAAGAAAAAAGTTGTTTATGTTCCAGGAAATCAATTTTATATAGATAAAATACCAAATGCTGAGATTAGATTTAACTATACTCACTCAAGCTTTGAACAAATAACAAAAGGTATAAAACTTATAAAATCTTGTTTATAA
- a CDS encoding AraC family transcriptional regulator, with amino-acid sequence MKRDTFKKRTRIVNNVMNYIYQHIDTNINIDDLSFELEISKFHLQRIFKEEFGKNIYETIVSIRLEKAANLLITNQYSTISDIASITGYSSHISFLRSFKQRFKMTPKEWRNGGYEKYSNKIVEKLSSNRDNIDFTKIEPVVVRMPQMKGYYIRHDGYDKSIKQTWTKLQTWIYTNEIKNYKQIALHHDNPIITPLDKCQYNAVVVLEDDKFLNNLSLPSLTIQKGIYAKFSLNGKYGDIIKLIQWVYHTWLIKSGYETTTNPSYTIYHKNHFLSEDGNFILDFYLPIKFV; translated from the coding sequence ATGAAAAGAGATACTTTTAAAAAAAGAACAAGAATTGTAAATAATGTTATGAACTATATTTATCAGCATATTGATACAAATATAAATATAGATGATTTAAGTTTTGAATTAGAGATTAGTAAATTTCATCTACAAAGAATATTTAAAGAGGAGTTTGGGAAAAATATTTATGAAACAATTGTATCTATTAGACTTGAAAAAGCTGCAAATTTACTTATAACTAATCAGTATTCAACAATAAGTGATATAGCTTCAATAACTGGATATAGTTCTCATATCTCATTTCTAAGATCATTTAAACAAAGATTTAAAATGACACCAAAAGAGTGGAGAAATGGAGGATATGAAAAATATTCAAATAAAATTGTAGAAAAACTATCTTCAAATAGAGATAATATTGATTTTACAAAAATAGAGCCAGTGGTTGTAAGAATGCCTCAAATGAAGGGATATTATATAAGGCATGATGGTTATGATAAATCAATCAAGCAAACTTGGACTAAACTTCAAACTTGGATCTATACAAATGAGATAAAAAATTATAAACAAATTGCTCTTCATCATGATAATCCAATAATAACTCCTCTTGACAAATGCCAATATAATGCAGTAGTTGTTTTAGAAGATGATAAATTTTTAAATAACTTATCTCTTCCAAGTTTAACTATTCAAAAAGGAATTTATGCAAAATTCTCTTTAAATGGAAAATATGGTGATATTATAAAATTAATACAGTGGGTTTATCATACTTGGCTTATAAAAAGTGGATATGAAACTACAACAAATCCATCATATACTATTTATCACAAGAACCATTTTTTAAGTGAAGATGGGAATTTTATATTGGATTTTTATTTACCTATTAAATTTGTTTAA
- a CDS encoding RidA family protein translates to MQQIISTTKAPSAIGPYNQAVSFGELIFTSGQIALDAKKMEVVSGGIKEQTRQVMENLNAILEEAGSSFDNVIKTTCFLSDMDNFNSFNEVYGEYFQVLIAPARSTVAVKTLPKNVLVEVEVIAFKN, encoded by the coding sequence ATGCAACAAATAATAAGTACAACAAAAGCTCCAAGTGCAATTGGACCATATAATCAAGCAGTTAGTTTTGGAGAATTGATTTTCACATCGGGGCAAATAGCACTTGATGCAAAAAAGATGGAAGTTGTAAGTGGAGGAATAAAAGAGCAAACAAGACAAGTTATGGAAAACCTAAATGCAATATTAGAAGAAGCTGGAAGCTCTTTTGATAATGTTATTAAAACAACTTGTTTTTTATCAGATATGGACAATTTTAATTCTTTTAATGAAGTTTACGGAGAATATTTTCAAGTATTAATAGCTCCAGCTAGAAGTACTGTTGCTGTTAAAACATTACCAAAAAATGTTTTGGTTGAAGTTGAAGTAATAGCTTTTAAAAACTAG